From the genome of Candidatus Krumholzibacteriia bacterium:
CGCTTCATCGCGGTGGAAGCACGGACGCCGAACCTGTTCTGGAGCGTGGTGGCGGCGCAGGCATTCCTGGAAGCGTTCGAGATGGAAGGGGACAGGAGCGATCTCGCCCTCGCCCGGTCGGTGGCGGACTTCCTTCGCGGCGATCTCGGCGCTGTCGACGAAGGTGATGGGGGAGTCTGGTTCCGTTACTTCGCTCACCACGAGGCGGCGGTGTACAACGTCACCGCACTCGCCGGGGCCTTCCTCCTGCGCTTGTCACGGCACACCGGTGAGAGCGATCTGGCCAGCCTCGGGCGGCGAGCGCTGCATTTCGTCCTGCAGCACCAGAACGGCGACGGCTCCTGGGACTACGCCCGCGGCCCGGAAGGTCGCTGGGTGGATGGCTTCCACACCGGCTATGTCCTCGAGGCCCTGCTCCAAGCTTCTCTCTTGGAAAGGAACCCGGACTGGGAAGCGGCGCTGCGGCGGGGCGTCCGCTTCTATCACGAGCAGCTGTTCACCGCCGACCACGTGCCGCGCTACCTGGCGGGACGACTGCATCCCATCGAGGTGCAGAACTGCGCGCAGGCCATCCAGACTCTGGCGCTGCTTTGCTGGTGGGACGCGAAGGAGCTGGAGCGAGCCCAGGCGGTGACGCGGGCGGTGACGCGGCTTCTCTTCCGCTGCACCCGCCAGGGACCCGAAGAAGCGGGATACTTCCTCTTGAGCCGCGGCCGCTTCGTCACCAATCCCCTGCCGGCGGTGCGCTGGGGACAAGCGCCCATGCTCCTGGCTCTCACCCATCTCCGCGCCGCGGCGGCAGGGCTGCGTCCCGCTTGGGAGAGTGCAGAGCGTCGTGCTTGAGGGAGCGAGCGTTCTCGAGTGGCGGCAGTCTCGCGCCTTGGTGCGATGGCGCCGAGCGCCAGCGTTCAGGGCGACGGCGCGGGTCGCGCCCCCGCCTTGGTGCCCACGACGCTGACCGGAAAGGCCAAACTGCGGGCGTCGGCGTACCCCAGGCGGCGGAACTCGGCGACCAGCTCGTCGGGGTGGCGGCGATGCTGGTACTGCGGCGTGAGGTTGTCGTGCAGCATGAAGACGACCTCGCGCAGCGAACGCCGGCGTGGGCCGCGGAAGGGTTCGTAGAGCTTGAAGGCCGCGTGCAAGGGGACGCCGAAGATCCAGCACAGGCTCTGCTGCACCGAGTGCGGCAGGAGGTACGGGCGTACCAAGACATCGCGCAGCAGCCGGTAGGGGCTGAAGCTGCGCGGATACAACCAGACGAAGAGCTGGCCGCCTGGGCGCAGCAGGCGATCCAAGCTGGCGAGGGCAGCCTCGGCATCGGGAACCGCCGGCACGACGCCATCGGCATAGATCAAGTCGAAGGACTCCGGGGCGAAGGGCGGCGCGTACAGATCGAACTGCGCCACCAGCGCGTTGGGCAATTCGCGACAGCGCGCGTGGGCGAGGCGCGCGGTGCCGCTGCGGTCGCCGCCGACCACGACGGCGCCTGGCGCCGCCTTGGCCAAGTTGCTGGTGAGACGACCGCTGCCGCAACCGATGTCCAGGATGCGCTGGCCCGCCAGACCGGAGGCGGCGGCGAAACCGAAGCGATCGAGGAAGCTCTGCAACTCCTCCGCGGCGGTCTCGCCGTAGATGGTGTCCTTCTCGAAGGCGCCACGAGAATGCAACGTCCACTGGGCCTCGAAGGCCTGGGCGGTGCGATCCGCGGCCACGTCCGGCGCGAGAAAGAAGGGCATGCCGTCGGGGCAGGGATACTCTGCCGCACATGGCTTGCAGCTCAGGCGACCGGTCGCGCCGCCGTTGGCAGTGACGGATGCGAGCGGGGCGCCGCAGCGCGGGCAGCGCAGCAGGCTCAGCAGTTCCGGGTTCATGCACCCACTCCTCGGTTCGCGTTCGGGAACCGAAGTATAGCGGATCGACGCGGCGACGCAGGCGGCCTGCAGCCCTGTGTTACGCTCTGGAGCAGCGTCCGGCCGCTCGGCGACGCGAGAGGAATCCATGACGTCTCGGGAAACAGTGCCGGCCGTACGCCCCACCGAGGCTGCACCGCTCCGCGCCGTCTATTACAGCAGCGCCATCCAGCTGGAGCCGGTGCTGTCGCTCGTGCCGGAGATGAATCGGCGCACCGAGTTCCATCTGCTCCTGGAGCTGTCGCCGGAAGCATGGTCGAGCGCCCTCTTCGACGTACCGCCGCGCCACCTGCCGGGCGGCATCGTTCCCGGCGACGCTGTCCTGCGCGATTCCGTGCCGCCCTCCATCCGGGCGTACTGGCAGCGCGCCACCAGTTTCCATCTCATCGTCCACGACTGCCGGCGCAGCGTGCACCCGCGGACGTGGTGGAGGAGCCTGCAAGCGGCGCGCTTCATCCGCGCCCTGCGGCCCGACGTGCTGCATCTGGACAATCTGTCCCTGCGTCTGGCGCCTCTCCTCTGGTCGCTGCGTCACATCCCCATGGTGCTCACGCTGCACGACCCCGAGCCGCACTCGGGTGAGGACAACTGGCGCGTGTCTCTCGGGCGCCGGCTCACCTTCCCGCAGGTGGATCGCTTCTTCTTGCTGAATCGTTCGGGGGTGGCAGGAGTCAGCCAACGCTTCGGGATCGCGCCGGGAAGGCTCGACACGGGCCACCTCGGCGTCCATGGCCTGGTCAAGGAGTGGCTCGCCGAACCGCCCGCCGAGGAGCCGCGCACCGTGCTTTTCTTCGGCCGCATGTCGCGGTACAAAGGTCTCGACGTCTTCTACCGTGCTGCCACCCTGGTAGCGGCGAAGCTGGATGCGGTCCGCTTCGTCGTCGCCGGGCGCTCCTTCCCAGGCTACGCGCTCCCCCCGGAACCGGAGCTGCCTCGCGGCGGTAGCGTCGAGGTGCTGCACCGCTACATGCACAACCGGGAGACGGCAGAGCTCTTCGCCCGCGCCACGGTCGTCGCTTGTCCCTATCTCGACGCGACGCAGAGTGGCGTGGTGCTGACCGCCTTCGCCTTTGGCAAACCCGTCGTCGCCACCCGCGTCGGCGGCCTGCCCGAGTACGTGCAGGATGGTGTCAACGGACTGCTGGTGGAGCCCGGCGATGCCGAGGCGCTGGCGGCAGCGATTCTCCGGCTGCTGCAGGAGCCGGGTTTGCGCGAGCACCTGCGCGCGGGGATCGCGGCGCAAACCGAAACCACGATTTCCTGGGCCATGGCGGCGGAGAAGATCGCCGCTTCGTATCACCGCGCGGTCGGCCGCAGGTCCTGACCCTTCCGTCACTGCTTCACGAAGGCGTACTCGTTGCACCCGTGGCTGCCGCCGCAGGTCGTCATGCGTTCCAGTGTGAAGCCGCGGGCGCGGTAGAAGGCGAGGACGGCCTCGGGCTTGGCGACCTCGAATGGGTAGCCTCCCAGCCAGTCGCGCCAGTCGTGGAGCACGGACATGCCGCGGTTCCGCCGGTACTGGCGGTAGCGCCGGGTCGGATCTTGCAAGCGCAGGAGGTCGCCGGCGAGGCCGCGCAGGACGAAATACGAAGTGCAGGTCGCGAGCACGAGCAGCCGCGCGCCACGGCTCTTGTGGTAGAGGGCCTTGATCTTCCGCCACCGCACCGAAGTACTCCCCTGGTCGTTGTAGATGGCCAGGCAGAGCGAGCCCCCGGAACGCACGAGAGCGGCGACGTTGTCCAGAGCCTGCCACAAGGCACCGGTATGGTGCAGCACACCCCAGGAGTAGACCACGTCCCAGGTGCCGAGGCCGGCGAGGTAGCCGCGGTCGAGGGCGTTGCCTGCCTCCACGGTCCAGAACTCCGCTGCCCGGGCATAACGGCGCTTGAGCTCCTGAGTGCAAGCGACGCTCAGCGGGTCGAAGTCGAAGGAGTGGAGGCGCGTGCAGCCGAGTCGGAGCGCGGCGAGGGAGGAAAGTCCGCTGCCCGAGCCGATGTCGAGGAAAGAGGCGCCGGAAAGCGACTCCCGCCCGAGCAGAGAGGCCAGGGAACGGGTGGCGATGTCGATACGGTCCTCGTCGAGGGTGCCGAGGAAGCGCAGCCAGTTCTTGCCGAACTCGAAGCGAGTTTCGGGGGCGGGCGCGGTTGCGGCACTGGCGGCGTGCATCGATCTCCCCGACTCGCGCTCAGGAGCGTGTCTGCGGGCCGTGGCGTTCGTACCAGAGATGGAACATGAGCAGCGCCCAGAGCTGCACGCTCCAGTCCCAGCGCCCGGCCTCGTGCTCTTCGACCAGATGAGTCACGAAGCGGCGGTTGAAGAGGACATGGGCGCCGTTGCTGCTGTGCAGGAGGTGTTCGCGCACCAGATCGCGCAACTCGGCGCGGAACCACTGGCCGAGGGGGACACCGAAGCCGTGCTTCTGGCGGTGCACGATCTCGCGCGGCACGAAGCCTTCGGCGACACGCTTGAAGATGTACTTGGAGACGCCATGGCGGCGCTTGAGGTTCGAAGGGATGCTGGCGGCGAACTCGAGAACCTCCTGATCCAGCAGCGGGCAGCGCACCTCCAGAGAATTCGCCATGCTCATGCGGTCCACCTTGACCAGGATGTCGCCAGGTAGATAGGTGGCCGTGTCCACCGCGAGGACGCGGCTCAAGAAGTCGGGGTAGCGCTGCGCCGCGGCATGGGCGGCGAAGACTTCGTGCTCTTGCATGGAACCGATCTGCTCCAGCGTCGCCGCGGCGAAGAGCCGGCGGCGGCCGCCGGGGTCGAAGACGTTGCTGTAACGCCCCGGCAACGGCTGGTGGGCGCGGCCCACGGCGCGCGCCATACGCCGCCACCGTGCTTGCCCGGAGAGGCGGGCGCCGAGTCCGAGGCCGCCGCTCGCCAACGCCCGCAGCGGTGCCGGCACCCGGCGGTGGAAGCGCTCGTCCCGCTCCTGGACGCGATGGCTGTCGTAGCCGGCGAAGGCCTCGTCGCCGCCATCGCCGGAGAGAACCACGGTGACGTGCCGGCGCGCCATTTGCGATACGAGGTAGGTCGGCAGCGCCGAAGGATCCCCGAAGGGTTCGTCGAACTGTTGCACCAGCTTCGCCACCAGATCAGTGGCGTCGGGCTGCAGGATCTCTTCGTGGTGTTCGGTGCCGAAGGCCTGGGCGACCACACGGGCGTAGCGCAGTTCGTCGAAGGACTCGGCGTCGAAGCCGATGGAGAATGTCTTCACCGGCGCGTCCAGGAGTTGCTGCATCAGGCCCACCACGGTGGCGGAATCGACGCCACCGGAGAGGAAGGCGCCGAGGGGCACGTCGCTCACCAGCCGGGCGCGCACGGCGTCGCGCAGTTTCTCCCGCAGCTGCTCCATGTACCAGCCCTCGTCGGTCTCCGACCGGGGATGCTCGAAGTCGAGCTGCCAGTAGGGCCGGACCTCCAGAGCGCCGCCGCGTAGGGTGAGCCAGTGCCCCGGCGGCAGCTTGCGCACTTCCCGGAAGATCGACAGCGGCTCGGGCACGTAGTGGTGGCTGAAGTAGTGGTTCAGCGCCTGCCAGTCCAGGCTCACGTCCAGGTCCGGGTGCTGGCGCAGCGCTTTGATCTCGGAAGCGAAGAGGAGGGTGCGGCCGTCGAAGCTGTAGTAGAGCGGCTTCTTGCCGACCCGGTCGCGGCCGAGGAGCAAGAGATCGCGGCGACGATCCCACAGGGCGATGGCGAACATGCCGCGCAAGCGTGAGAAGAGATCGCTGCCGTGCTCTTCGTAGAGGTGAACGAGCACTTCCGTGTCGCTGCGGGTGGTGAAACGATGTCCCCGGGTTTCCAGGTCGGCGCGCAGCTCGCGGAAGTTGTAGATCTCGCCGTTCTGCACCACCCAGACCGAGTCGTCCTCGTTGGCGATCGGCATGTGGCCGCTTTGCAGATCGATGATGGAAAGACGGCGCGAGGCCAGGCCGACGCGCTCGTCGGTGTAATAGCCTTCGTCGTCGGGGCCGCGGTGCACCAGAGCGCGGTTCATGCGCCGGAGCACTTCCGGGTCGACCCGCCCGGGAGCATGGATCCCGCAGATCCCACACATGGAAGGGGTCTCCAGCCGATCGCCGCGTGGACGCCGTCCCAGGAGGCGCGGCCGGTGTTCGTCCATTGACGCCGGCCGGTCCAGATCTTCACCCTGCACGGCGGTCGCCGCAGGTTTTTCGGGGGCGGAGCAGGCTCCCGCTGATCCTATCGGAACGCAGCCGTGAGCCGGAAGGGGGGCAGAGTTTTGCCGGCCGGATCTCGAGAGGCGCAGGAGTCTCTGCAGGCGGCGAAGTCCCCGGCAACACGGCGACTACGCATCGGAATCTTCATCGCCCTCCTACCGCCCGAGGGGATCGGCGGGGCCGAATTCCAAGCGGAAAGGCTGGCGCGGGAGCTGGCTGCCCGCGGCCACGAGGTCCACGTCTTCACCCGCGGCGGCAAGCGACGAGCCAGGAAAGAGGAGCGGGGCGGCACTCGGGCCGGTGCGGAAGCGGCGGGCCCGCAGGTGCACCGCCGGCCCGTGGTTCCCGTGCCGGGCTTGCGTCTCCTCTTCGAGGTTCTGGCTGCCGGCTGGCAAGGCGGCCGAGCGCCACTGGACGTGTTGCTCTGCTTCATGACGGTCAATAGCGGCCTGCTGGGCTACGTGGCCCACCGCTTGAACGGCGCCCCTTTCGTCATCTGGCAGCGGGTGGAATCGGAGACGCGCCTGCACCCGAAGAACTGGGAGACACGATTGTCCGCTTGGTTGCACCGACGGGCGACGGAGAACTGGGTGCAAACGCAGCGCATGGCCTCGAGCTTCGCGCGTGCCTACGAACGCGCCGGGAAGCAGGACGCCTGGCGCTGCATCGCCTCCCATCTCCGCGTGCTGGGAAATGGTGTCGATCAGCCGCCGCCACTTGCGAGGGAGGAACCACCGCCGCGGCGCTTCCTCTTCGTCGGCCGGCTGGTGCAGGACAAGAACCCCTTCGCTCTCATCGAAGCAGCGCGGTCGCTGCAGGGCGCCGAGGTGTGGATGGCAGGTGGCGGGCCGCTGGCGGCAGCGCTCCAACGCGCCGCAGCCGGCACACCCGTCCGCCTCCTCGGCGTGCAACCCCGGGAACGGATCCTCTCGCTGCTGCAGGAGTGCCGCGCCCTCGTTCTCTGCTCTCATAACGAGGGTCTCCCCAACGTCGTCCTGGAAGCCCTGGCCGCCGGCCGGCCCGTGATCGCCACGCCGGTGGGCGCCGTGCCCGAGGTCGTCGAGGACGGCGTGAACGGGCGCCTCGTCCCGGAGGGGGATGTAGGGGCTCTCCGTCGGGGCATGGAAGAGTTGCTCGACGATGCGACCTGGTCCCGGATGGCAAGCCAAACCCGGCCCTCGGTGGCCCGCTTCGGCTGGCCCCAGCTGGTGGATCGGGTCGAAGCCGCCTTGCTGGAGGTGGCGGCGCGCCGGCGTTGAGACGGGTCTTCGACAGGCGGGTCGGGGCTGGAGAAGACCAGAGGGGCGGTAAAGAGATCCCCGCGGAGGCCGGCCACGTGCTCCCCGTCCTCGCCGCTCCGGAAGCACGCCTAGGCCGAACCAATCCGCGGGGAACTTGTGGCACGCGAATCGACTGGCAGTCTAGGTGAACGAGAACGGGGTCTCTCGGGTTGCAGGGGGAAGCAACTTTTTTTGGAGCGGACCGGGAGCGCTGTCCTGAAAAAGTCTGGAGGGGTCCCAAGCACCGATCGGCCCGGGCTTTGCAGACAGGCGCCAGGATCAGCCCTCCTTACGCCTAGAATGATGCCCGCCGCTCCGCGGCTTGTGGCGCAGGGTGCGGCGGCAGGGGTGGCTTCGCCAGGGGAAGGCTCGGGGGCGATCGAACCGCCAGGGGAGTGCGCTTGGACCTGCTGGGCGTCGTGGTGATCCTGGGTCTCGTGGAGGGGCTGACCGAGTTCCTCCCGGTGTCCTCCACCGGACACCTCATCCTCGTGGGGCATTGGCTCGGCTTCCAGGGCGAGAACGCCAACACCTTCGACATCGTCATCCAGCTCGGTGCGATCCTGGCAGTGGTCTGGGAGTACCGTCGCCAGCTCCTCGGCCACGCTCTCACCATGCGGCACGAGCCGCTGTCGCGGCGTTACTACGGCAACATCCTCCTCGCTTTCCTGCCCGCGGCAGTGCTGGGGTTCCTGCTGCACGACACCTTGAAGGAGCATCTGTTCACGCCGCGGAACGTGGCGCTGGCGCTCATCGCCGGGGCGCTGTGCATCTACGCCGTCGAAGCCATGAAGCTCCGACCGCGCACGCAAGCGGTGGAACAACTCAGCGTTCGGCAAGCGCTCGCCGTGGGTCTGGCCCAGTGCGTGGCTCTCTTCCCCGGCTTCAGCCGCGCCGCGGCCACCATCCTCGGCGGCTTGCTCTGCGGCCTCGACCGCCCGACGGCGGCGCGCTTCTCCTTCCTCCTCGCCATCCCGACGATCCTCGGCGCTGCGGTGCTCGATCTGGCCCGAAGCGCCAAGACACTGGGGCGCGACGACGTTCTCTGGATCGCCGTCGGCCTCGTGGTCTCCTTCCTCGCCGCCTGGCTGGCGGTGCGCTGGTTCCTGCGCTTCGTGAGCCAGCACTCGCTGCGCCCGTTCGCCACCTACCGCCTGCTCTTGGGTGGCGTCGTCCTCTTCTTCCTGCGCCGGGCCTGAGCCGAGGCCTTGGCAGGCCCCGGAGCCTGTGGTAGCGTCGCGCCCGCTCTGCAGCGGGAGGACCAACGCATGCACGGGACAGTCCGCGCCGCCACGCTCGCCGACCGCATCGGCTCGGCCAGTGCGACTCGTGATCTCTTCTTGATCCTCGGCGCCAGCTTCGGTGTGGGTTTGCTGGCGCAGCTGGAGATCCGTCTGCCCTGGACGCCGGTGCCTATCACCCTGCAGCCCTTCGGGGTCTTCCTGGCGGGCGCCGCCTTGGGGTGCCGCCGCGGCGCGCTCGCCATGCTGGCCTATCTCGCTGAGGGCGCTGCCGGCCTGCCCTTCTTCGCCGGCGGCAGCGCTGGTTTCGCCCATCTCCTCGGTCCGACCGGCGGTTATCTCATCGGCTTCGTGCCAGCTGCCTTCGTCGTCGGCTTCTGCGCCGAGCACGGTTGGGATCGAACGCCGCTCCGCGCCTTCGCGGCGATGCTGCTCGGATCGGTGGTGCTGTTCGCTTGCGGCTTGACCCAGCTCGCCGCCTTCGTGCCCCGGGGCGAGTTGCTGCGCGCCGGCCTTTATCCCTTCATCCTCGGCGATGTGGTGAAGATGCTGGCGGCGGCGGGCCTCTTGCCACTGCTCTGGAAGCTCCTGGATCGAACCGGCCAGCCGCGCCCTTAGCATTCGACCACTGCCTTGCCGCTCCGCTCCGCGGGCTCTATCCTTCGAAGAGCCTGCGCTCCCCGCCGCCTCGACCCCCGAGAAGAGGGCAGTCACGCATGCGCTCTGGCCCGCACGTGGCGAGCGCCCGAGGCCGCCGGCGCCTGGCGTGGCTCGTTTTCCTGCTGGCGTGGCTCGGCGCGGCGACCCTGGCGCGGGCTCAAGCCTTCACGCCGCAACCGGTACACGGCCGCGTGGTACTGCGTTTGCGACCGCCGGCGTCAGGTACCTTCTCCGAGGCGGCGAAGAGCCCGGATCTCGAGCTCCTGCACACGCGTTTCGCCGTCAGCCGTTGCGCGCCGCTCTTCGACGGCCCGGGTCGGGGGCCTGCGAAGTCGGAAGTTCGGCTCGCCTCCTTCTACGTCGTCGACTTCCCACCCGAGCAGGACCTGGAGATGGTGCGGGGCGCCTATGCGGCGCTCCCGGAAGTCGAGAGCGCCGAGCTCGACTGGATGCACCCGCTCCTGCTCGAAACCGATGACTTCGCCGGGCAATGGCATCTGGAGAGCACTTCGGGGAGGGACGCGCACGTCACTGGAGGTTGGAACCACTCGATCGGCGATACCAGTGTGGTCCTCGCCATCG
Proteins encoded in this window:
- a CDS encoding class I SAM-dependent methyltransferase is translated as MNPELLSLLRCPRCGAPLASVTANGGATGRLSCKPCAAEYPCPDGMPFFLAPDVAADRTAQAFEAQWTLHSRGAFEKDTIYGETAAEELQSFLDRFGFAAASGLAGQRILDIGCGSGRLTSNLAKAAPGAVVVGGDRSGTARLAHARCRELPNALVAQFDLYAPPFAPESFDLIYADGVVPAVPDAEAALASLDRLLRPGGQLFVWLYPRSFSPYRLLRDVLVRPYLLPHSVQQSLCWIFGVPLHAAFKLYEPFRGPRRRSLREVVFMLHDNLTPQYQHRRHPDELVAEFRRLGYADARSLAFPVSVVGTKAGARPAPSP
- a CDS encoding glycosyltransferase family 4 protein, with translation MTSRETVPAVRPTEAAPLRAVYYSSAIQLEPVLSLVPEMNRRTEFHLLLELSPEAWSSALFDVPPRHLPGGIVPGDAVLRDSVPPSIRAYWQRATSFHLIVHDCRRSVHPRTWWRSLQAARFIRALRPDVLHLDNLSLRLAPLLWSLRHIPMVLTLHDPEPHSGEDNWRVSLGRRLTFPQVDRFFLLNRSGVAGVSQRFGIAPGRLDTGHLGVHGLVKEWLAEPPAEEPRTVLFFGRMSRYKGLDVFYRAATLVAAKLDAVRFVVAGRSFPGYALPPEPELPRGGSVEVLHRYMHNRETAELFARATVVACPYLDATQSGVVLTAFAFGKPVVATRVGGLPEYVQDGVNGLLVEPGDAEALAAAILRLLQEPGLREHLRAGIAAQTETTISWAMAAEKIAASYHRAVGRRS
- a CDS encoding class I SAM-dependent methyltransferase codes for the protein MHAASAATAPAPETRFEFGKNWLRFLGTLDEDRIDIATRSLASLLGRESLSGASFLDIGSGSGLSSLAALRLGCTRLHSFDFDPLSVACTQELKRRYARAAEFWTVEAGNALDRGYLAGLGTWDVVYSWGVLHHTGALWQALDNVAALVRSGGSLCLAIYNDQGSTSVRWRKIKALYHKSRGARLLVLATCTSYFVLRGLAGDLLRLQDPTRRYRQYRRNRGMSVLHDWRDWLGGYPFEVAKPEAVLAFYRARGFTLERMTTCGGSHGCNEYAFVKQ
- the asnB gene encoding asparagine synthase (glutamine-hydrolyzing) — translated: MCGICGIHAPGRVDPEVLRRMNRALVHRGPDDEGYYTDERVGLASRRLSIIDLQSGHMPIANEDDSVWVVQNGEIYNFRELRADLETRGHRFTTRSDTEVLVHLYEEHGSDLFSRLRGMFAIALWDRRRDLLLLGRDRVGKKPLYYSFDGRTLLFASEIKALRQHPDLDVSLDWQALNHYFSHHYVPEPLSIFREVRKLPPGHWLTLRGGALEVRPYWQLDFEHPRSETDEGWYMEQLREKLRDAVRARLVSDVPLGAFLSGGVDSATVVGLMQQLLDAPVKTFSIGFDAESFDELRYARVVAQAFGTEHHEEILQPDATDLVAKLVQQFDEPFGDPSALPTYLVSQMARRHVTVVLSGDGGDEAFAGYDSHRVQERDERFHRRVPAPLRALASGGLGLGARLSGQARWRRMARAVGRAHQPLPGRYSNVFDPGGRRRLFAAATLEQIGSMQEHEVFAAHAAAQRYPDFLSRVLAVDTATYLPGDILVKVDRMSMANSLEVRCPLLDQEVLEFAASIPSNLKRRHGVSKYIFKRVAEGFVPREIVHRQKHGFGVPLGQWFRAELRDLVREHLLHSSNGAHVLFNRRFVTHLVEEHEAGRWDWSVQLWALLMFHLWYERHGPQTRS
- a CDS encoding glycosyltransferase family 4 protein — encoded protein: MSRKGGRVLPAGSREAQESLQAAKSPATRRLRIGIFIALLPPEGIGGAEFQAERLARELAARGHEVHVFTRGGKRRARKEERGGTRAGAEAAGPQVHRRPVVPVPGLRLLFEVLAAGWQGGRAPLDVLLCFMTVNSGLLGYVAHRLNGAPFVIWQRVESETRLHPKNWETRLSAWLHRRATENWVQTQRMASSFARAYERAGKQDAWRCIASHLRVLGNGVDQPPPLAREEPPPRRFLFVGRLVQDKNPFALIEAARSLQGAEVWMAGGGPLAAALQRAAAGTPVRLLGVQPRERILSLLQECRALVLCSHNEGLPNVVLEALAAGRPVIATPVGAVPEVVEDGVNGRLVPEGDVGALRRGMEELLDDATWSRMASQTRPSVARFGWPQLVDRVEAALLEVAARRR
- a CDS encoding undecaprenyl-diphosphate phosphatase yields the protein MDLLGVVVILGLVEGLTEFLPVSSTGHLILVGHWLGFQGENANTFDIVIQLGAILAVVWEYRRQLLGHALTMRHEPLSRRYYGNILLAFLPAAVLGFLLHDTLKEHLFTPRNVALALIAGALCIYAVEAMKLRPRTQAVEQLSVRQALAVGLAQCVALFPGFSRAAATILGGLLCGLDRPTAARFSFLLAIPTILGAAVLDLARSAKTLGRDDVLWIAVGLVVSFLAAWLAVRWFLRFVSQHSLRPFATYRLLLGGVVLFFLRRA
- a CDS encoding biotin transporter BioY encodes the protein MHGTVRAATLADRIGSASATRDLFLILGASFGVGLLAQLEIRLPWTPVPITLQPFGVFLAGAALGCRRGALAMLAYLAEGAAGLPFFAGGSAGFAHLLGPTGGYLIGFVPAAFVVGFCAEHGWDRTPLRAFAAMLLGSVVLFACGLTQLAAFVPRGELLRAGLYPFILGDVVKMLAAAGLLPLLWKLLDRTGQPRP